The following are from one region of the Cyclopterus lumpus isolate fCycLum1 chromosome 21, fCycLum1.pri, whole genome shotgun sequence genome:
- the LOC117750277 gene encoding poly(rC)-binding protein 3 isoform X3, with amino-acid sequence MEPTKVQSDGGLNVTLTIRLLMHGKEVGSIIGKKGETVKKMREESGARINISEGSCPERIVTITGPTDTIFKAFAMIAYKFEEDIINSMSNSPATSKPPVTLRLVVPASQCGSLIGKGGSKIKEMRESTGAQVQVAGDMLPNSTERAVTISGTPEAIIQCVKQICVVMLESPPKGATIPYRPKPAASTPVIFSGGQAYTIQGQYAIPHPDLTKLHQLAMQQTPFTPLGQTTPAFPGLDASPPASTHELTIPNDLIGCIIGRQGTKINEIRQMSGAQIKIANAMEGSSERQITITGTPANISLAQYLINARLTSEVTGMGTL; translated from the exons GAGGTTGGAAGTATAATTGGAAAG AAAGGGGAAACAGTGAAAAAGATGCGAGAAGAG AGCGGAGCACGAATCAATATTTCTGAGGGCAGCTGTCCTGAGAGGATTGTCACCATCACTGGACCAACAGACACCATCTTCAAGGCTTTTGCTATGATTGCCTACAAATTCGAGGAG gacatAATCAATTCCATGAGCAACAGCCCAGCAACCAGCAAGCCCCCCGTCACCTTAAGGCTTGTCGTGCCGGCCAGTCAGTGTGGCTCCCTCATAGGTAAAGGAGGCTCCAAGataaaagaaatgagagag TCCACAGGGGCCCAGGTCCAGGTGGCGGGGGACATGCTGCCCAACTCCACAGAACGTGCTGTGACAATCTCTGGGACCCCAGAAGCCATCATCCAGTGTGTCAAACAAATCTGTGTGGTCATGTTGGAG TCTCCACCAAAAGGTGCCACCATCCCTTATCGCCCAAAGCCCGCCGCCTCCACCCCAGTCATCTTTTCTGGTGGCCAG GCCTACACAATTCAGGGACAATACGCCATACCACATCCAGAT TTGACCAAGCTCCACCAGTTGGCTATGCAGCAAACCCCCTTTACCCCTCTCGGACAGACCACCCCTGCTTTCCCTG GTTTGGATGCCAGTCCACCCGCCAGCACCCATGAACTCACCATTCCCAATGAT CTAATAGGCTGCATCATTGGACGCCAGGGAACCAAAATAAATGAGATTCGACAGATGTCTGGAGCGCAGATCAAAATTGCGAACGCCATGGAGGGCTCGTCTGAGCGCCAGATCACCATCACAGGGACTCCGGCTAACATCAGCCTAGCTCAGTACCTCATCAATGCCAG GCTGACGTCTGAAGTCACTGGAATGGGCACACTCTAA
- the LOC117750277 gene encoding poly(rC)-binding protein 3 isoform X2 — MEPTKVQSDGGLNVTLTIRLLMHGKEVGSIIGKKGETVKKMREESGARINISEGSCPERIVTITGPTDTIFKAFAMIAYKFEEDIINSMSNSPATSKPPVTLRLVVPASQCGSLIGKGGSKIKEMRESTGAQVQVAGDMLPNSTERAVTISGTPEAIIQCVKQICVVMLESPPKGATIPYRPKPAASTPVIFSGGQAYTIQGQYAIPHPDLTKLHQLAMQQTPFTPLGQTTPAFPGTDFFSYLIAPNSGLDASPPASTHELTIPNDLIGCIIGRQGTKINEIRQMSGAQIKIANAMEGSSERQITITGTPANISLAQYLINARLTSEVTGMGTL; from the exons GAGGTTGGAAGTATAATTGGAAAG AAAGGGGAAACAGTGAAAAAGATGCGAGAAGAG AGCGGAGCACGAATCAATATTTCTGAGGGCAGCTGTCCTGAGAGGATTGTCACCATCACTGGACCAACAGACACCATCTTCAAGGCTTTTGCTATGATTGCCTACAAATTCGAGGAG gacatAATCAATTCCATGAGCAACAGCCCAGCAACCAGCAAGCCCCCCGTCACCTTAAGGCTTGTCGTGCCGGCCAGTCAGTGTGGCTCCCTCATAGGTAAAGGAGGCTCCAAGataaaagaaatgagagag TCCACAGGGGCCCAGGTCCAGGTGGCGGGGGACATGCTGCCCAACTCCACAGAACGTGCTGTGACAATCTCTGGGACCCCAGAAGCCATCATCCAGTGTGTCAAACAAATCTGTGTGGTCATGTTGGAG TCTCCACCAAAAGGTGCCACCATCCCTTATCGCCCAAAGCCCGCCGCCTCCACCCCAGTCATCTTTTCTGGTGGCCAG GCCTACACAATTCAGGGACAATACGCCATACCACATCCAGAT TTGACCAAGCTCCACCAGTTGGCTATGCAGCAAACCCCCTTTACCCCTCTCGGACAGACCACCCCTGCTTTCCCTGGTAC tgactttttttcttatctCATTGCTCCCAATTCAGGTTTGGATGCCAGTCCACCCGCCAGCACCCATGAACTCACCATTCCCAATGAT CTAATAGGCTGCATCATTGGACGCCAGGGAACCAAAATAAATGAGATTCGACAGATGTCTGGAGCGCAGATCAAAATTGCGAACGCCATGGAGGGCTCGTCTGAGCGCCAGATCACCATCACAGGGACTCCGGCTAACATCAGCCTAGCTCAGTACCTCATCAATGCCAG GCTGACGTCTGAAGTCACTGGAATGGGCACACTCTAA
- the LOC117750277 gene encoding poly(rC)-binding protein 3 isoform X1, whose translation MEPTKVQSDGGLNVTLTIRLLMHGKEVGSIIGKKGETVKKMREESGARINISEGSCPERIVTITGPTDTIFKAFAMIAYKFEEDIINSMSNSPATSKPPVTLRLVVPASQCGSLIGKGGSKIKEMRESTGAQVQVAGDMLPNSTERAVTISGTPEAIIQCVKQICVVMLESPPKGATIPYRPKPAASTPVIFSGGQAYTIQGQYAIPHPDQLTKLHQLAMQQTPFTPLGQTTPAFPGLDASPPASTHELTIPNDLIGCIIGRQGTKINEIRQMSGAQIKIANAMEGSSERQITITGTPANISLAQYLINARLTSEVTGMGTL comes from the exons GAGGTTGGAAGTATAATTGGAAAG AAAGGGGAAACAGTGAAAAAGATGCGAGAAGAG AGCGGAGCACGAATCAATATTTCTGAGGGCAGCTGTCCTGAGAGGATTGTCACCATCACTGGACCAACAGACACCATCTTCAAGGCTTTTGCTATGATTGCCTACAAATTCGAGGAG gacatAATCAATTCCATGAGCAACAGCCCAGCAACCAGCAAGCCCCCCGTCACCTTAAGGCTTGTCGTGCCGGCCAGTCAGTGTGGCTCCCTCATAGGTAAAGGAGGCTCCAAGataaaagaaatgagagag TCCACAGGGGCCCAGGTCCAGGTGGCGGGGGACATGCTGCCCAACTCCACAGAACGTGCTGTGACAATCTCTGGGACCCCAGAAGCCATCATCCAGTGTGTCAAACAAATCTGTGTGGTCATGTTGGAG TCTCCACCAAAAGGTGCCACCATCCCTTATCGCCCAAAGCCCGCCGCCTCCACCCCAGTCATCTTTTCTGGTGGCCAG GCCTACACAATTCAGGGACAATACGCCATACCACATCCAGAT CAGTTGACCAAGCTCCACCAGTTGGCTATGCAGCAAACCCCCTTTACCCCTCTCGGACAGACCACCCCTGCTTTCCCTG GTTTGGATGCCAGTCCACCCGCCAGCACCCATGAACTCACCATTCCCAATGAT CTAATAGGCTGCATCATTGGACGCCAGGGAACCAAAATAAATGAGATTCGACAGATGTCTGGAGCGCAGATCAAAATTGCGAACGCCATGGAGGGCTCGTCTGAGCGCCAGATCACCATCACAGGGACTCCGGCTAACATCAGCCTAGCTCAGTACCTCATCAATGCCAG GCTGACGTCTGAAGTCACTGGAATGGGCACACTCTAA